The Tautonia rosea genome includes a region encoding these proteins:
- a CDS encoding pyridoxamine 5'-phosphate oxidase family protein: MAAETEKRDDLQKLEDLITELGVAMLATIEPDGSLRSRPMHTHLDGPFEGSLWFFTRDHAPKVFEIDRDRHVNLSYSCTKSQKYVSLSGTARLVHDRDRAERMWSPLYKAWFPQGLDDPELALIRVEVEKGEYWDPAPGAIVHAVGYLKAAMTGKPHTPAGHEKVQI, from the coding sequence ATGGCAGCCGAGACCGAGAAACGAGACGATCTCCAGAAGCTTGAAGACCTGATCACGGAACTCGGGGTCGCGATGCTTGCGACCATCGAACCAGATGGATCACTCCGAAGTCGGCCCATGCACACGCATCTCGACGGGCCATTCGAGGGGTCGCTTTGGTTTTTTACAAGAGACCATGCTCCCAAGGTCTTCGAAATTGATCGTGATCGTCATGTGAATCTAAGCTATTCCTGTACAAAATCGCAAAAATATGTGTCTTTGTCTGGCACGGCCCGGTTGGTTCACGATCGTGATCGGGCCGAGCGGATGTGGTCGCCGCTGTACAAAGCCTGGTTTCCGCAGGGTTTGGACGATCCCGAGCTTGCCTTGATTCGCGTTGAGGTGGAGAAAGGAGAGTACTGGGATCCCGCTCCGGGAGCGATCGTCCATGCCGTTGGCTATCTGAAGGCCGCAATGACCGGCAAACCGCACACGCCCGCCGGACATGAAAAGGTTCAGATTTGA
- a CDS encoding bifunctional UDP-N-acetylglucosamine diphosphorylase/glucosamine-1-phosphate N-acetyltransferase GlmU: MQGPVAIILAAGQGKRMRSERAKVLHEVCGQPMIRYVVEAARGAGARSVIVVVGFGADQVRAALADEPDVFFAVQERQLGTGDAVLACRPLLEDYSGPALVLVGDEPLLRAEPLGNLLDRQRADRLDCLMGTAVLPDPTGFGRILRDSAGRFLRIVEQRDCTPEEAAIEEINPSCYVFELPSLWDALDQLDTTNAQGEYYLTDAPELLIQMGRSVAALPVLDAEDVLGVNTRQHLAEAHVVMQRRIQSRLMDDGVSIVDPRTTLIDGRAVIGPDTTIFPFTVISGSVQVGRDCRIGPFAHLRDGTILHDGSEVGAFVEVNRSTFEAGARARHLAYLGDTIVGPGANIGAGVITANFDGKTKARTEIQEGAFIGSGAVLVAPVTIGPEATVGAGAVVTKGKDVAAGQTVVGVPARPLRESVVPESDGFDHRETRR; encoded by the coding sequence ATGCAAGGTCCGGTAGCGATCATCCTGGCAGCCGGTCAAGGGAAGCGGATGCGATCCGAGCGTGCCAAGGTGCTGCACGAGGTTTGCGGACAGCCGATGATCCGCTATGTCGTCGAGGCCGCTCGGGGGGCCGGGGCACGATCGGTCATCGTGGTCGTGGGTTTTGGGGCGGATCAGGTGCGGGCCGCCCTGGCCGACGAGCCCGACGTCTTCTTTGCCGTTCAGGAGCGACAGCTTGGGACCGGAGACGCCGTCCTGGCCTGCCGCCCCCTACTCGAAGACTATTCTGGTCCGGCCCTGGTCTTGGTGGGTGATGAACCCTTGCTGAGGGCCGAACCGCTCGGCAACCTACTCGATCGCCAGCGAGCCGATCGGCTTGACTGCTTGATGGGAACCGCGGTGTTACCTGATCCAACCGGGTTTGGGCGGATTCTCCGTGATTCTGCTGGCCGGTTCTTGCGGATCGTCGAACAACGCGACTGCACCCCCGAGGAAGCAGCGATCGAGGAGATCAACCCCAGTTGCTACGTCTTTGAGCTGCCCTCGCTCTGGGACGCCCTCGATCAGCTCGATACGACCAATGCCCAGGGGGAATATTACCTGACGGACGCTCCGGAACTGTTGATCCAGATGGGCCGATCGGTGGCCGCCTTGCCCGTGCTCGATGCCGAGGACGTACTGGGGGTGAATACGCGGCAACACCTGGCCGAGGCGCACGTGGTGATGCAGCGACGGATTCAATCGCGATTGATGGACGACGGGGTGAGTATCGTCGATCCTCGGACGACCTTGATTGACGGTCGTGCCGTGATTGGGCCGGATACGACCATCTTTCCCTTCACCGTGATTTCCGGATCGGTTCAAGTGGGCCGCGATTGTCGGATCGGTCCGTTTGCCCATCTTCGGGACGGTACGATTTTGCACGATGGTTCGGAGGTCGGAGCGTTCGTCGAGGTGAATCGCTCGACGTTCGAGGCTGGGGCACGAGCCCGGCATCTCGCGTATCTCGGCGATACGATCGTTGGGCCTGGGGCCAATATCGGTGCCGGGGTCATCACGGCCAACTTCGACGGAAAGACCAAGGCTCGGACAGAGATCCAGGAGGGGGCCTTCATTGGCTCCGGGGCCGTTCTGGTGGCTCCGGTGACGATTGGACCTGAGGCAACCGTCGGTGCCGGCGCGGTCGTGACGAAGGGCAAGGATGTCGCCGCGGGGCAGACGGTTGTCGGAGTGCCGGCCCGACCACTTCGAGAGTCCGTTGTCCCAGAGTCCGACGGGTTCGATCATCGGGAAACTCGGCGTTGA
- a CDS encoding alkaline phosphatase family protein: MPESPTAPLVLISAVGLTPRLFPHAPRLTTLARSSWSRPVQDTVPAVTCTAQATLLSGRSPQHHGIVGNGWLFRETQEVRFWQQSRSLVQAELLEEVARSRARSHGRPFRVAKLFWWFNQGADVDISVTPKPLYGADGSKVFGIWGSPPELPARLEAKLGPFPFPSFWGPMAGLPATQWIARCAAEVLAAEHPDLTLVYLPHLDYDPQRFGPSGCDMPRLVGELDEAAAPLLDAANAAGAQVWVFGEYGHCDVSRPILPNRVLREAGLVSVRPGPFGDQVELFQSRAFAVCDHQLAHVYVRRADDIPRVRELMAALPGVDHVYAGDDRAEIELDHPRSGEIVVLSEPDAWFAYPFWLDGTQAPDYARTVDIHRKPGYDPCELVFDPKLTFPKFKAMRRLVQKKLGFRTLMDLISLDPSLVKGSHGRPADQEDSRPILIGQGPEPTNTNAVPMTSVRDLIINALELAE, from the coding sequence GTGCCTGAGTCTCCGACCGCTCCGCTTGTCCTCATCAGTGCGGTGGGCCTTACCCCGAGGCTTTTCCCGCATGCTCCCCGACTGACGACGCTTGCCCGAAGCAGTTGGAGTCGGCCCGTGCAGGACACCGTACCCGCGGTGACCTGCACGGCTCAGGCGACCTTGCTCTCGGGACGCTCGCCTCAGCATCACGGGATCGTCGGGAACGGTTGGCTGTTCCGAGAGACGCAAGAGGTTCGCTTCTGGCAGCAGTCGCGGTCCCTCGTTCAGGCGGAGTTGCTTGAGGAGGTCGCTCGATCTCGGGCCAGAAGTCACGGTCGGCCCTTCCGCGTGGCCAAGCTGTTCTGGTGGTTCAATCAGGGGGCGGATGTCGACATCAGCGTCACTCCCAAGCCGCTCTATGGGGCTGATGGGAGCAAGGTCTTTGGCATCTGGGGATCGCCTCCCGAGTTGCCGGCTCGCCTTGAGGCGAAACTCGGCCCGTTCCCATTTCCGTCCTTCTGGGGACCGATGGCTGGCTTGCCCGCAACCCAGTGGATTGCCCGATGTGCAGCCGAGGTTCTGGCCGCGGAACACCCGGATCTGACCCTCGTTTATCTTCCCCACCTTGACTACGACCCTCAACGGTTCGGTCCCTCGGGCTGCGACATGCCCCGTCTGGTCGGTGAACTGGATGAGGCGGCTGCTCCGTTGCTCGATGCGGCGAATGCGGCCGGAGCCCAGGTCTGGGTCTTCGGCGAGTACGGTCACTGCGATGTGTCCAGGCCGATCCTTCCCAATCGTGTGCTCCGGGAGGCGGGCTTGGTCTCGGTCCGTCCGGGTCCCTTCGGCGATCAGGTCGAGCTGTTCCAGAGTCGGGCCTTCGCGGTTTGCGACCATCAACTCGCACATGTTTATGTGCGCAGAGCCGATGATATTCCTCGCGTTCGCGAGCTGATGGCGGCGCTCCCCGGGGTCGATCATGTTTATGCTGGCGACGACCGGGCCGAGATCGAGCTCGATCATCCTCGGTCGGGGGAGATCGTTGTACTTTCCGAACCGGATGCTTGGTTCGCCTATCCCTTCTGGCTTGATGGGACGCAGGCACCCGACTACGCCCGCACGGTCGATATTCATCGCAAGCCCGGTTACGACCCATGCGAATTGGTTTTTGACCCGAAGCTCACCTTCCCCAAATTCAAGGCAATGCGCCGGTTGGTCCAGAAAAAGCTTGGGTTCCGGACCTTGATGGACCTGATCTCACTCGACCCTTCCCTCGTTAAGGGGAGCCACGGCCGACCGGCTGATCAAGAGGATTCTCGACCGATCCTGATTGGGCAAGGTCCGGAGCCAACCAACACAAACGCCGTGCCGATGACTTCCGTCCGCGACCTGATCATCAACGCGCTCGAACTTGCCGAGTAA
- the gatA gene encoding Asp-tRNA(Asn)/Glu-tRNA(Gln) amidotransferase subunit GatA, whose amino-acid sequence MDPLGATLSGLLDGYHSGNFSSEEAVGALIQRIEAHNGRLNALLDFDPDPGLDQARSIDDRRRRGEPLGPLAGVPIAIKDNICRRGELTTCCSRMLASYRPPFDATVIQRLRAADAILLGRLNMDEFAMGSSNETSAYGPARNPWDPERSPGGSSGGAASAVAASFAPTALGSDTGGSIRQPASLCGVVGLKPTYGRVSRYGLVAFASSLDQIGPLGHEVADVARVLSVIAGSDPMDATSVDRAVPDYLAALEAKPDRPLRIGIAREFFGEGLDPEVEAAVREAARVFEAEGATISEISLPNTGQAIPAYYIVAPAEASSNLARYDGTIFGHRAEDFEPKTDAERELPALIRMMMASRAEGFGPEVTRRIMLGTFVLSAGYADKYYVQALKVRRLIRDDFDRAFGQVDVILGPTSPAPAFKVGEKVSDPLAMYLMDVYTTSANLAGIPGISLPGGLSKSGLPIGIQLQAPAFAEETLLRAARTFERATDWHTKRPKLD is encoded by the coding sequence ATGGACCCGCTGGGCGCCACTCTCTCCGGCTTGCTGGACGGCTATCACTCGGGCAACTTCTCGAGTGAGGAAGCCGTGGGAGCCTTGATCCAACGGATCGAGGCCCACAACGGTCGGCTCAACGCCTTGCTCGACTTCGATCCGGACCCTGGCCTGGACCAGGCCCGATCGATCGATGACCGCCGCCGCCGCGGCGAGCCGCTTGGCCCCCTGGCCGGCGTCCCGATCGCGATCAAGGACAACATCTGCCGCCGGGGCGAGCTGACCACCTGCTGCAGCCGGATGCTTGCCTCGTACCGCCCCCCGTTCGATGCCACCGTCATCCAGCGCCTGAGAGCCGCTGATGCCATCCTCCTCGGTCGGCTCAACATGGACGAGTTTGCGATGGGCTCGTCGAATGAGACGAGCGCCTACGGGCCGGCCCGGAACCCCTGGGATCCCGAACGCTCCCCCGGCGGGTCGTCCGGTGGCGCCGCCTCGGCCGTGGCAGCCTCGTTCGCCCCGACCGCGCTGGGGAGCGACACCGGCGGCTCCATCCGCCAACCGGCGAGCCTCTGCGGCGTCGTCGGCCTGAAGCCGACCTACGGACGCGTCAGCAGGTACGGATTGGTCGCCTTCGCCAGCTCGCTTGACCAGATCGGACCGCTCGGCCACGAGGTCGCCGACGTGGCCCGGGTGCTTTCGGTCATTGCCGGATCGGACCCGATGGACGCCACCAGCGTCGACCGCGCCGTGCCCGACTATCTCGCGGCCCTCGAAGCAAAGCCCGATCGCCCACTACGCATCGGCATCGCCCGAGAGTTCTTCGGCGAGGGGCTCGACCCGGAAGTCGAGGCCGCCGTCCGGGAGGCCGCGCGCGTTTTCGAGGCCGAGGGAGCGACCATTTCCGAGATCTCCCTGCCAAACACCGGCCAGGCGATCCCTGCCTATTACATCGTCGCCCCGGCCGAGGCGTCGAGCAACCTCGCCCGCTACGACGGAACCATCTTCGGCCACCGCGCCGAGGACTTCGAGCCGAAGACCGACGCCGAACGCGAATTGCCCGCCCTGATCCGCATGATGATGGCATCCCGAGCCGAGGGGTTCGGCCCCGAGGTCACCCGCCGGATCATGCTCGGCACCTTCGTCCTCTCAGCCGGTTACGCCGACAAGTACTACGTCCAGGCCCTGAAGGTCCGTCGCCTGATCCGCGACGACTTCGACCGCGCCTTCGGCCAGGTCGATGTCATCCTTGGCCCCACCAGCCCGGCTCCCGCCTTCAAGGTTGGCGAGAAGGTCAGCGACCCGCTGGCGATGTACCTGATGGACGTCTATACCACCTCGGCCAATCTGGCCGGGATTCCCGGCATCAGCCTGCCCGGTGGCCTCTCGAAATCCGGCCTCCCCATCGGCATCCAGCTGCAGGCCCCTGCCTTCGCCGAGGAGACCCTCCTCCGAGCCGCCCGGACCTTCGAGCGTGCTACCGACTGGCACACCAAACGGCCGAAGCTGGATTAA
- a CDS encoding phosphotriesterase family protein has translation MNRRDLLRSITAIPLVPALQGASALPRNQNIIMTVLGPINPTEMGVTLPHEHLLVDFAGAEVASPDRYNADDVFARTQPFLKQVHDLGCRTLCECTPAYLARDPGLLARLARATGMHLLTNSGYYNANGGKHLPEHARHESARELADRWTAEWEHGIEGTGIRPGFLKIGVDGGPLPEISRTIVRAAAITHLRTGLTIAAHTGDGLAAMEELDVIEAEGVNPSAFIWVHAQNEQETHFHTKAAERGAWVEFDGIGPQSIDRHLDLVRSMNEAGHLNRVLLSHDAGWYHVGEPNGGTFRLFDTLFTEFLPALRREGIAEDELQRLIVEHPAEAFTVRVRMVSA, from the coding sequence ATGAATCGACGTGATCTGCTCCGGTCGATCACCGCAATCCCACTGGTCCCCGCTCTTCAGGGGGCCAGTGCGTTGCCACGTAATCAAAACATTATCATGACCGTGCTCGGTCCGATCAACCCGACCGAAATGGGAGTGACCCTCCCTCATGAGCATTTGCTGGTCGATTTCGCCGGTGCCGAGGTCGCCTCTCCCGATCGTTACAACGCCGATGACGTGTTCGCCAGGACTCAGCCCTTCCTGAAGCAGGTCCACGACCTCGGCTGCCGCACCCTCTGCGAATGCACCCCGGCCTATCTGGCACGTGATCCAGGGCTTCTGGCAAGGCTTGCCAGGGCGACGGGAATGCACCTGCTCACCAACTCCGGCTATTACAACGCCAACGGGGGGAAACACCTGCCCGAACACGCTCGGCACGAGTCGGCCAGGGAACTGGCCGATCGCTGGACCGCCGAGTGGGAGCATGGGATCGAAGGCACCGGAATCCGTCCTGGATTCTTGAAGATCGGGGTCGATGGAGGTCCGTTACCCGAGATCAGCCGTACGATCGTCCGGGCCGCTGCGATCACTCACCTCCGTACGGGTCTGACCATCGCCGCCCATACCGGTGATGGGCTCGCGGCAATGGAAGAACTCGACGTGATCGAAGCGGAAGGGGTTAACCCCTCGGCATTCATCTGGGTGCACGCCCAGAACGAGCAAGAGACTCACTTCCATACGAAAGCCGCCGAACGGGGTGCCTGGGTTGAGTTCGATGGCATCGGGCCGCAAAGCATCGACAGACATCTCGATCTTGTTCGATCCATGAACGAGGCGGGACACCTCAATCGGGTTCTCCTCTCCCACGACGCCGGCTGGTATCATGTTGGTGAACCAAACGGAGGAACCTTCCGTCTCTTCGACACTCTGTTCACTGAATTTCTCCCTGCGCTCAGACGCGAGGGCATTGCAGAAGACGAGCTTCAACGGTTGATTGTTGAGCATCCGGCCGAGGCCTTCACCGTAAGAGTCCGGATGGTATCGGCCTGA
- the prfA gene encoding peptide chain release factor 1, whose protein sequence is MFEKLQADYRRFREVDQALLDPDVASDPARVAALAKERGTLAKAAVPYGRYLELGQLIAEAEALALDESDHEMRAYAEAELESLRAQRDDLAETLRDLIYDRVAGSDRSGLIMEIRAGTGGDEAALFARDLLEMYRRYCESKGWSFELLELNPTELGGAKEVSFAINGDGAYRHLQFESGGHRVQRVPATETQGRIHTSAATVAVLTEPEEVEIEIRPEDLEVDVMRAGGPGGQHQNKTESAVRLTHTPSGIVVVCRDERSQHKNRAKALRLLRSRLFDQMQESANAERAEQRRSLIGSGDRSQRIRTYNFPQNRVTDHRINLTLYSLDRIILGDLDSLTTALIDHDRHEQLGEL, encoded by the coding sequence GTGTTTGAGAAACTCCAGGCCGATTATCGACGATTCCGAGAGGTCGACCAGGCGCTGCTCGATCCAGACGTCGCGTCGGACCCGGCTCGAGTTGCGGCGCTCGCCAAGGAACGGGGCACCCTGGCCAAGGCCGCTGTCCCTTACGGCCGCTACCTGGAACTGGGTCAGCTCATCGCCGAGGCCGAGGCACTGGCCCTCGACGAATCCGATCACGAGATGCGTGCCTACGCCGAGGCGGAACTGGAATCGCTCCGCGCCCAGCGTGACGACCTTGCCGAGACGCTCCGCGACCTGATCTACGACCGCGTGGCCGGCTCTGATCGCTCGGGGCTCATCATGGAGATCCGGGCCGGGACCGGCGGCGATGAGGCCGCCCTGTTCGCCCGCGACCTTCTGGAAATGTACCGCCGCTACTGTGAGTCGAAGGGCTGGTCGTTCGAACTTCTGGAGCTGAACCCGACCGAGTTGGGCGGTGCCAAGGAAGTCAGCTTCGCGATCAACGGCGACGGGGCTTACCGCCACCTCCAGTTCGAAAGCGGTGGCCACCGCGTGCAGCGCGTCCCCGCGACCGAAACACAAGGGCGCATCCACACTTCAGCCGCGACCGTCGCCGTTCTGACCGAGCCGGAGGAAGTCGAGATCGAGATCCGACCTGAGGACCTTGAAGTCGACGTCATGCGTGCCGGAGGCCCCGGTGGCCAGCACCAGAACAAGACCGAGAGCGCCGTCCGTCTGACTCATACGCCCAGCGGCATCGTCGTCGTTTGCCGAGACGAACGCAGCCAGCATAAAAATCGGGCGAAGGCACTGCGATTGCTCCGCTCTCGGCTGTTCGACCAGATGCAGGAGAGCGCCAATGCCGAACGTGCCGAGCAGCGTCGGTCCCTGATTGGCTCCGGTGATCGTTCTCAACGCATCCGGACCTACAACTTTCCGCAGAACCGCGTCACCGATCACCGGATCAACCTGACGCTCTACAGCCTCGACCGCATCATCCTCGGCGATCTCGACTCCTTGACGACCGCCCTGATCGATCACGACCGACACGAGCAACTCGGGGAGCTTTGA
- the gatC gene encoding Asp-tRNA(Asn)/Glu-tRNA(Gln) amidotransferase subunit GatC, with the protein MNLSPEDVAKVALLARLRLDPDELATYTEQINEIVHYVEQLQQVDVSGVEPLAHGVEVRNMFRDDRRTESLPRDEALCNAPKRNHEAFLVPAVLQ; encoded by the coding sequence ATGAACCTCAGCCCCGAGGATGTCGCCAAGGTCGCCCTGCTGGCCCGCCTTCGCCTCGATCCGGACGAACTGGCAACCTATACCGAACAAATCAACGAGATCGTCCACTACGTCGAGCAGCTCCAGCAAGTCGACGTCTCCGGCGTCGAACCGCTGGCCCACGGCGTTGAGGTCCGCAACATGTTCCGGGACGACCGTCGCACTGAATCGCTGCCCCGGGACGAAGCCCTCTGCAACGCCCCGAAGCGGAATCACGAGGCGTTCCTCGTCCCCGCCGTCCTTCAGTAA
- the gatB gene encoding Asp-tRNA(Asn)/Glu-tRNA(Gln) amidotransferase subunit GatB: MNVEHTTMEYDIIIGLEIHVQLQTESKMFSGCGTEFGLPPNTQTDPVSLGLPGTLPVMNGKAFYLALKTALAFGAEIARFTKWDRKNYYYPDLPKNYQISQYDLPFSTGGSLPIPERKDGGGGGSVRLTRIHLEEDTGKMIHAAGGMSEVDLNRAGVPLLEIVTEPDLRDPADARGCLEELRLTLRYLGVSDCEMQEGSLRCDANVNLHIRTGDGTTIATPIVEIKNMNSFSAVEKALHYEVERQFEKWKDDGLTIKDAHKETRGWSDPDGITKPQRQKETAADYRYFPEPDLVPVEVDDAWIARLREEIGELPMARRSRFESEYGLSTYDANVLVEQGQDVANYFDAVARETGEAKLASNWIQQDILRSIKEKKISLNDLHVGPAALSDLINRVKRKELNTNQGREVLSKMIDTGNPAESIIAEGGYGLIGDRDALATVVAETIDANPKALEDLAGGKKKPEAVKGWLRGQVMKKTQGKADPELVVELLEARLAELGH, encoded by the coding sequence ATGAATGTAGAACACACGACCATGGAATACGATATTATCATCGGCCTGGAAATTCACGTGCAATTGCAGACTGAGAGCAAGATGTTCTCCGGCTGCGGCACCGAATTCGGCCTCCCGCCGAACACGCAGACCGACCCGGTCTCGCTCGGCCTGCCGGGGACCCTTCCGGTCATGAACGGCAAGGCATTCTACCTGGCACTCAAAACGGCCCTCGCCTTCGGGGCGGAAATCGCCCGGTTCACAAAGTGGGACCGAAAGAATTACTATTATCCTGATCTGCCGAAGAATTATCAGATCAGCCAGTATGATCTGCCCTTTAGCACCGGCGGCTCGTTACCGATCCCCGAGCGCAAGGACGGCGGCGGTGGTGGGAGCGTTCGCCTGACCCGCATCCACCTGGAGGAGGACACGGGCAAGATGATCCACGCCGCCGGCGGCATGTCGGAAGTGGACCTCAACCGCGCCGGTGTTCCCCTGCTGGAGATCGTCACCGAACCCGATCTCCGCGACCCGGCCGACGCCCGCGGATGCCTCGAAGAACTCCGGCTCACCCTCCGTTATCTCGGCGTCTCCGACTGCGAGATGCAAGAAGGGAGCCTCCGCTGCGATGCGAACGTGAATCTTCATATTCGTACCGGCGACGGCACCACGATCGCCACGCCGATCGTCGAAATCAAGAACATGAACAGCTTCAGCGCCGTCGAAAAAGCCCTACACTACGAGGTCGAACGCCAGTTCGAAAAGTGGAAGGACGACGGCCTCACCATCAAGGACGCCCACAAGGAAACCCGAGGCTGGAGCGACCCCGACGGCATCACCAAGCCCCAGCGTCAGAAGGAAACCGCTGCTGACTACCGCTATTTCCCCGAACCCGACCTCGTCCCCGTCGAGGTGGACGACGCCTGGATCGCCCGGCTTCGCGAGGAGATCGGCGAGCTTCCGATGGCCCGCCGCTCTCGCTTTGAGTCGGAATATGGTCTCTCAACCTATGACGCCAACGTGCTCGTCGAACAGGGGCAAGACGTTGCAAATTACTTCGACGCCGTTGCCCGCGAGACAGGCGAAGCCAAACTGGCCAGCAACTGGATCCAGCAGGACATTCTCCGATCAATCAAAGAGAAGAAGATCAGTCTGAACGACTTGCACGTCGGCCCCGCAGCCCTCTCCGATCTCATCAATCGAGTCAAGCGCAAAGAACTGAACACCAATCAGGGTCGCGAAGTCCTTTCCAAGATGATCGACACCGGCAATCCGGCCGAATCCATCATCGCCGAAGGCGGGTATGGCCTGATCGGTGATCGAGACGCCCTGGCCACCGTCGTTGCCGAGACGATTGACGCCAACCCGAAGGCCCTCGAAGACCTTGCCGGTGGCAAGAAAAAGCCCGAGGCCGTGAAGGGATGGCTTCGCGGTCAGGTCATGAAGAAAACGCAGGGCAAGGCCGACCCGGAACTGGTCGTCGAACTGCTGGAAGCCCGGCTCGCCGAACTCGGGCACTAA
- a CDS encoding sugar phosphate isomerase/epimerase family protein: MTPRRSFLRNSGLGLAAAMTTGIRPALATQDDAEPTFRKAIKIGMAPRNLPLVERFKLIKACGFDGVDMDSPNDLPLDEVLRAKEESGLIIHGCVCSTHWASPLSHPDPEVRAKTVVGMTTAIDDCKAYGGTTVLLVPAVVNESIGYADAYERSQAEIRSLLPKAEETGITIAFENVWNNFLLSPLEFARYIDEFESERIGAYFDIGNVIRYGWAEQWVRVLGDRIVKLDVKEYSRDIMMNEGLGKGFNVPLGEGSVDWPAVTEALHSIGYQGWATAELRGGDADYLKDVAARMDRCFGMA, encoded by the coding sequence ATGACTCCCCGACGCTCGTTTCTCCGAAACTCCGGCCTCGGTCTTGCCGCCGCGATGACCACCGGCATTCGTCCTGCCCTCGCCACACAGGACGACGCCGAGCCGACCTTCCGCAAGGCGATCAAGATTGGTATGGCCCCTCGGAACCTGCCTCTCGTCGAGCGCTTCAAGCTCATCAAGGCCTGCGGATTTGACGGCGTCGACATGGATAGCCCGAACGACCTGCCACTTGACGAGGTCCTCCGAGCCAAGGAGGAATCGGGCCTGATCATCCACGGCTGCGTCTGCTCGACCCACTGGGCCAGCCCCCTCTCGCACCCCGATCCCGAGGTCCGCGCCAAGACCGTCGTCGGCATGACGACCGCCATCGACGATTGCAAGGCGTATGGCGGCACCACCGTCCTGCTCGTCCCGGCCGTCGTCAATGAGTCGATTGGCTATGCCGATGCCTACGAACGCTCTCAGGCTGAAATTCGTTCCTTGCTGCCCAAGGCCGAGGAAACCGGCATCACCATCGCCTTTGAAAACGTTTGGAACAACTTCTTGTTAAGCCCCCTGGAATTCGCTCGCTACATCGACGAATTCGAGAGCGAACGCATCGGCGCTTATTTCGACATTGGCAACGTCATCCGCTATGGGTGGGCCGAACAGTGGGTCCGCGTTCTGGGTGATCGCATTGTCAAGCTCGACGTCAAGGAATACAGCCGGGACATCATGATGAATGAAGGCCTCGGCAAGGGGTTCAATGTCCCGCTCGGCGAAGGCTCGGTTGATTGGCCCGCCGTGACCGAGGCGCTCCACTCAATCGGCTACCAGGGCTGGGCCACCGCCGAACTTCGCGGTGGCGACGCTGATTATCTCAAGGATGTCGCCGCCCGAATGGATCGCTGTTTCGGCATGGCATGA
- the prmC gene encoding peptide chain release factor N(5)-glutamine methyltransferase: MAERDEPWTIGRLLTWTQGFLRDKGSESPRLDAEVLLAQVLQTDRVKLYTQWDVEVGSADRASYRDLIRKRAEGAPVAYLVGRKEFFSLSLTVSPAVLIPRPDTEFLVVEALDALKGTTTPRVVDVGTGSGAIALAIAHQQTDAQVIAIDLSPEALSIAKSNTERLNLANRVTFVTGDLLDPVADQGPFDAIVSNPPYIATDVIPTLEPGVRDFEPHLALDGGAEGLRIVTRLIEQAVPLLKPGGHLLLEIGSDQEAPVRALLESRAELQVAPTVRDGAGHPRVLRAERRSD; encoded by the coding sequence GTGGCCGAACGCGATGAGCCCTGGACCATCGGCCGATTGCTCACCTGGACGCAGGGATTCCTGCGCGACAAGGGGTCGGAAAGTCCCCGTCTCGATGCCGAAGTCTTGCTGGCCCAGGTGCTTCAGACCGACCGGGTCAAACTCTACACCCAGTGGGATGTCGAGGTCGGATCGGCCGATCGGGCCTCCTACCGCGACCTGATCCGCAAGCGTGCCGAGGGTGCCCCAGTGGCTTACCTCGTCGGTCGCAAGGAGTTTTTCTCGCTGTCGCTGACGGTCTCGCCAGCAGTCTTGATTCCGAGGCCCGACACGGAATTCCTGGTGGTTGAGGCCCTCGACGCCTTGAAGGGCACGACCACACCCCGGGTGGTCGATGTGGGAACCGGCTCCGGGGCGATTGCCCTGGCAATCGCTCATCAGCAAACCGACGCCCAGGTCATCGCCATTGACCTCAGCCCCGAGGCGCTCTCGATCGCCAAGTCAAACACCGAGCGCCTGAACCTGGCCAATCGGGTCACCTTCGTCACAGGGGATTTACTCGATCCGGTCGCCGATCAAGGGCCATTCGACGCCATCGTCTCGAACCCGCCGTACATCGCAACCGACGTGATTCCGACCCTTGAGCCGGGCGTCCGCGACTTCGAGCCGCATCTCGCGCTCGACGGCGGAGCCGAAGGCCTTCGGATCGTCACTCGATTGATCGAGCAGGCGGTTCCGCTGCTCAAGCCGGGCGGCCACCTGCTGCTGGAGATCGGCTCGGATCAGGAAGCCCCTGTGCGGGCCTTGCTCGAATCGCGAGCCGAACTTCAGGTCGCTCCCACCGTCCGCGACGGCGCAGGACATCCCAGGGTGCTCCGGGCCGAACGCCGATCGGACTGA